In Leptodactylus fuscus isolate aLepFus1 chromosome 9, aLepFus1.hap2, whole genome shotgun sequence, the genomic window CTCCTGGAGGACAACAAGGGGttacagactggaccacagaggcGAGACCACTGAATAttggggtggggagggggattAGTCTTCTACATGTGTCACTCAAGTCTGACAAACCTGTTACATCGTAATAGACAGACACAGGAGCCCTCACCTTTGGAGAAAACCTGTCGCCTACCGGCCCTGGAGCATCGGGGGCTTTGCAGCGGGATCCGTCCGCCTCAGAGTTCTCTCTTCCTTCTTCCAGTTTGATGATTTTCGGGGAGACCTTTCCAGAATCTGAGAACACAAAAAGAATCCGTCCTTACCCCCCTCACTCTATACTCTGGCCACGATGGTGATACCTCCTTTAAGCAtcaccttaaaggggatgtgctgTTAAAAAACACTTATCCTCCACCAATCAGGGATTTCTGATAACTCCCATCATACCCACCCATCCGGCTGAGGGTACAAAGATGGCCGTCTCTGCTGAGGTGTAGTATCCCAGTGCCCACCAGCGGTCCCAGTTCCCGCACGGCCCGGTTGTATCGCACAGAGTCCAAACGCAGAAGCGGCTCCTCCTCTCCAAACAGGACCTTGGACAAATGAGATGTGACGGGACTGGAGGGTCGGGTGGGGTTGGCCGATCTCAGAGGGGAGCGCAGGGGAGAGTTGAAGGCACTGCCGATTTCTGAAGCAGTGTCTGTACTCTCATTGCTGGGGGTTGGAGATGGCTGAGAATGAGGGGCCGCAGGGGCCACGGTCTTTATAGAGAGGGGGGATGAGAGTTCCTTTTGAGTTTCCTTTAACTTCTCAGCCAAGACATTAGCGGGAAGCTCAGGAcccggagggggcggcagagacTCGGAGCTTCTCCTCTTGAACCTACAGGAGATGGGATAGATCTATTTAGAAGCGATGTCCGCTACCATGGTAATACACGGCTGACGCCCCGACCAGCTGAAATCTGCAGACCCTCAATGTATCAGGTGACAACAGCAGAAGATCATACAGCGTGGTCTGTTGTTGTCACCAAGAGCCACCATGTCCACCTCTAGTCCCTGTAGATGACCCACCAACCTCCCTCACAGCAGTAAATAGGTGGCGTCTAGTGGGGTTTCTCTCACCCTGAAAGGGGCGGTGGTCTTGTCGAGGTCTCCGTTTCCTCATCCTCTTCTTCATCAGAGTCTGGAGAGGGTGGTGGGATTCCTCGGGATCGCCCAACGCCTGCTGCCAAGTCTTCTTCTTCCTATAAAGTGCAGACCATGTGTGTGAACCTTCACTACAAACTACTTTGCTGCACCCCAGACCCTCCAGGAGTGACCACCACCCATATGCCGCAGTGCCTGCCATCGTCCCCTACCAACCCCCGACTGTCTCCCCCCGCACTGACCTGCATTGGGGACTTGGCATAGTTATGGTTGTCCAGAAAAGCAGGGAGTCGGGGAGCCTGTGACGTTGCGCTGCCCCCATTGTGAGGACCAGCGTTGTGTTTGTTGTATGGAGTAGTTGCAGCCGTTCGCTGGGCCGACCCTGCTGCGTCTCCACTCACATCTACAACGAGAGGTACAAGGTAAAGCAAATACACATGGAGCAAACCCCTGTGGCCACTGTGGCCGGACAGCCTGACGCCCCCTGGAAATCTGCTGAAGTCCATCGTGATCTGACAGACTGGTTGCTACTCAGCTTTTTGTGTTCTTATAACCAGTGCAGCACCCCTTAGCCCCAGTTCACACAGTCATGTACCTGTAGGATTATTGGAGGTATTGGCCGCGTTGGTTCCCTCCTGGCTCGCTGCGGACTTCGCCTTGGACTCCTCATTATTCTGGCCCTCGGAGGGTTTCTGGGCCTGGATCAGCTCTGGCTGCGTCACCCGGATTAACTAGAGACCAAGAGATGAGATGAGGGGCTGATCATGGAGCAGCTTATAATATGGCCGCCTATGGGCTGGGGTCTCCTCCTGTTACCTGCTGTAAAGCCTCCAGCACGGTCTGACGGTTCATCTTTAGGATATTGAGTCTGCTCTCATACTTCAGCCTCCGGTCGGGCACCACGGCCATCAGGTTGAAGCGAATGTCGTGATACGGCTCCCTGTATGGGAAAGACGAAGAGATCATAGAGCGAGGCCTACAGACGACGTCAGTGGTCCGGGCAGCGGCCGGGCACACTCTTACCCTGCTGTGGCCAGTCCAATCCTCTCCATGATCACCCTGCGAGCCTTGTCGGTCCACTCCTCATCCTCTGCCCAAGGACCTGACAACAAGAGGAAGGGTTGTCAGAACCGACAGATGACAACATATGTGCCTTGTTCTGATCACGGCTTAAAGGGCCGGTACAGTCTAATAGACCCTCTGCTTTATTGTTTCACTACAGTcacaatctctgcttgctgtcagtgaatgggagggATTCTCTCACCATGATCTATCGGGTAAACCTTCAGGCCATCCAGCTCAAAGAGGCGACCCTTAATGGGAACGTAACTGACAAAGTGAAAGGCCTCCATGGTGCGCACAGCGCTGATGCCGTTCTGCTTCTCTGGCAGGTGACGCGGCTCTGGTCTGTGGAGGAGAGAAAGGGTTAATATGGGGGGCGGGGCTTTAGTATTGCAAAAGAAAGTAGAACTGCATTAAAAACAAGTGGAGCCCCCGACCCCAGGACTTACCTGGCATGGCTGTTATGAGCTTTCGCCAGTTCTGGAGCGTTCCCAATGGCGTAACCTTTACTctacaggaggagaagaaggtgaCAGTAAGTGCCCGGGGTCACAGgcaggtatgtatacaggtaagtacccggggctacaggcaggtatgtatacaggtaagtaCCCGGGGTCACAGgcaggtatgtatacaggtaagtacccggggctacaggcaggtatgtatacaggtaagtgcccggggctacaggcaggtatgtatgtatacaggtaagtacccggggctacaggcaggtatgtatacaggtaagtacccggggctacaggcaggtatgtatacaggtaagtgcccggggctacaggcaggtgtgtatacaggtaagtacccggggctacaggcaggtgtgtatacaggtaagtacccggggctacaggcaggtatgtatacaggtaagtaCCCGGGGTCACAGgcaggtatgtatacaggtaagtacccggggctacaggcaggtatgtatacaggtaagtaCCCGGGGTCACAGgcaggtatgtatacaggtaagtacccggggctacaggcaggtatgtatacaggtaagtgcccggggctacaggcaggtatgtatgtatacaggtaagtacccggggctacaggcaggtatgtatacaggtaagtaCCCGGGGTCACAGgcaggtatgtatacaggtaagtacccggggctacaggcaggtatgtatacaggtaagtaCCCGGGGTCACAGgcaggtatgtatacaggtaagtaCCCGGGGGTACAGGCAGGTAAGTGCCCGGGGTTACAGGCAGGTATGCATACAGGTAAGTGCCCGGGGGTACAGGCAGgtgtgtatacaggtaagtaCCTGGGGGTACAGgcaggtatgtatacaggtaagtacccgggttacaggcaggtgtgtatacaggtaagtacccgggggtacaggcaggtatgtatacaggtaagtGCCCGGGGGTACAGGCAGgtgtgtatacaggtaagtaCCCGGGGTCACAGgcaggtatgtatacaggtaagtaCCCGGGGTCACAGgcaggtatgtatacaggtaagtacccgggggtacaggcaggtatgtatacaggtaagtGCCCGGGGTCACAGGCAGGTATGTACACTGGTAAGTGCCCGGGGTCACAGgcaggtatgtatacaggtaagtacccggggttacaggcaggtatgtatacaggtaagtacccggggttacaggcaggtatgtatacaggtaagtacccgggggtacaggcaggtatgtatacaggtaagtacccggggctacaggcaggtatgtatacaggtaggtatgtatacaggtaagtacccggggctacaggcaggtatgtatacaggtaagtGCCCGGGGTCACAGGCAGGTATGTACACAGGTAAGTGCCCGGGGTCACAGgcaggtatgtatacaggtaagtacccggggttacaggcaggtatgtatacaggtaagtacccggggttacaggcaggtatgtatacaggtaagtaCCCGGGGGTACAGGCAGGTATGTAAACAGGTAAGTACCCAGGGCTACAGgcaggtatgtatacaggtaagtaCCCGGGGCTACAGGCAGGTATGTATACAAGTAAGTGCCCGGGGTTACAGgcaggtatgtatacaggtaagtGCCCGGGGCTACAGGCAGGTGTCTATACAGGTAAGTGCCCGGGGGTACAGgcaggtatgtatacaggtaagtacccggggctacaggcaggtgtgtatacaggtaagtgcccggggctacaggcaggtgtgtatacaggtaagtgcccggggctacaggcaggtgtgtatacaggtaagtacccggggctacaggcaggtgtgtatacaggtaagtacccggggctacaggcaggtatgtatacaggtaagtGCCCAGGGTCACAGgcaggtatgtatacaggtaagtacccgggggtacaggcaggtatgtatacaggtaagtgcccggggctacaggcaggtatgtatgtatacaggtaaGTGCCCGGGGTCACAGgcaggtatgtatacaggtaagtgcccggggctacaggcaggtgtgtatacaggtaagtgcccggggctacaggcaggtgtgtatacaggtaagtacccggggttacaggcaggtatgtatacaggtaagtacccggggctacaggcaggtatgtatacaggtaagtacccgggttacaggcaggtatgtatacaggtaagtaCCCGGAGCTACAGGCAGCTATGCATACAGGTAAGTACCCGGGGCTACAGGCAGgtgtgtatacaggtaagtacccggggctacaggcaggtgtgtatacaggtaagtacccgggggtacaggcaggtgtgtatacaggtaagtacccgggggtacaggcaggtgtgtatacaggtaagtaCCCGGGGCTACAGGCAGCTATGTATACAGGTAAGTACCCAGGGCTACAGGCAGGTGTGTATACAGGTAAGTGCCCGGGGCTACAGGCAGCTATGTATACAGGTAAGTACCCGGGGCTACAGGCAGgtgtgtatacaggtaagtacccgggggtacaggcaggtatgtatacaggtaagtgcccggggctacaggcagctatgtatacaggtaagtacccggggctacaggcaggtgtgtatacaggtaagtgcccggggctacaggcaggtgtgtatacaggtaagtgcccggggctacaggcaggtgtgtatacaggtaagtaCCCGGGGGTACAGGCAGGTGTGTATACAGGTAAGTGCCCGGGGCTACAGGCAGGTGTGTATACAGGTAAGTGCCCGGGGCTACAGGCAGGTGTGTATACAGGCAAGTACCCGGGGCTACAGgcaggtatgtatacaggtaagtacccgggttacaggcaggtatgtatacaggtaagtaCCCGGAGCTACAGGCAGCTATGCATACAGGTAAGTACCCGGGGCTACAGGCAGgtgtgtatacaggtaagtacccggggctacaggcaggtgtgtatacaggtaagtacccgggggtacaggcaggtgtgtatacaggtaagtacccgggggtacaggcaggtgtgtatacaggtaagtaCCCGGGGCTACAGGCAGCTATGTATACAGGTAAGTACCCAGGGCTACAGGCAGGTGTGTATACAGGTAAGTGCCCGGGGCTACAGGCAGCTATGTATACAGGTAAGTACCCGGGGCTACAGGCAGgtgtgtatacaggtaagtacccgggggtacaggcaggtatgtatacaggtaagtgcccggggctacaggcagctatgtatacaggtaagtacccggggctacaggcaggtgtgtatacaggtaagtgcccggggctacaggcaggtgtgtatacaggtaagtgcccggggctacaggcaggtgtgtatacaggtaagtacccgggggtacaggcaggtgtgtatacaggtaagtgcccggggctacaggcaggtgtgtatacaggtaagtgcccggggctacaggcaggtgtgtatacaggtaagtacccggggctacaggcaggtgtgtatacaggtaagtgcccggggctacaggcaggtgtgtatacaggtaagtgcccggggctacaggcaggtgtgtatacaggtaagtgcccggggctacaggcaggtgtgtatacaggtaagtgcccggggctacaggcaggtgtgtatacaggtaagtgcccggggctacaggcaggtgtgtatacaggtaagtgcccggggctacaggcaggtgtgtatacaggtaagtacccggggctacaggcaggtgtgtatacaggtaggTCCTATTACCTCAGGGCTGAAGCCTTTGGTGAAGTCCTTGATGCGGCTCAGGGTGGGCCCCAGGTGGACCCCGCTGCAGTTCAGCAGGACGCTCAGGAGGGCGTGGGTGGCGCAGGAATTAGGGATCAGCTGGGAGAGAAAGAAAACACTGGTGAGACGGAGAAGACGAGACTCAAGATGGAGGAGCCATTGTCTGTACACCCACCTGATGGGCAAAGAACATGTTATTGACCACCTCGTCCTCCATGACTGACGTGTCGTCCAGCAGCGTGGACACCTTCCTGCGCGAGCGCCGCTCCTCAATCCATTTGAATAAGAAGATGAAGCCGTAAACCGGCCTGCGGAGGAGGGGATAAGAGCAGTGAGGGGGGATGGGACAGAGGTCACAGGGTCACACACAAAGTGAGGGGGGATGGGACAGAGGTCACAGGGTCACATACAGTGAGGGGGGATCGGTCagaggtcacacacacacacagtgaggGGGGATCGGTCAGAGGTCACAGGGTCACACACACAGTGAGGGGGGATCGGTCagaggtcacacacacacacagtgaggGGGGATCGGTCAGAGGTCACAGGGTCACACACACAGTGAGGGGGGATCAGACAGAGGTCACAGGGTCACACACACAATGAGGGGGGACGACATACCCCGGGCACTTGCTCTGAAGGTCATAGATCTCCTCCACCTGTACGCCCTTCACACCTGGGGGATCAGACAGGTATCAGAGCGGTGACGACACCCCCCGAATATACTGACACGCTTCTACACCCCCCTATATAACCCCTCCTCCACACGCCCTATCATGCCTTTGCTTGTGTGGACAGATACGGCCATCAGTCCTGTCAGATATAGGACCGAGGAGAGGCGGCGGCAAGTCACCGCCCCGCCCACCGCAGGGAGAGCCCAGATGATTGGTCGCCACAGAATCGGTAAAATAATTACTCACCAAAATCCTCCACCAGCAACGTGAAGAGACCTGGAAGACAGGAAGGGGAGGAGCCAAAATTTATACATGACTATTGACGCCAGCAAGCGGTCAGCTACCCCCGGAGGCGCCAGCAAGCGGTCAGCTGCCCCCAGAGGCGCCAGCAAGCGGTCAGCTACCCCCGGAGGCGCCAGCAAGATGTCAGCTGCCCCCAGAGGCGCCAGCAAGCGGTCAGCTGCCCCCGGAGGCGCCAGCAAGATGTCAGCTGCCCCCGGAGGCGCCAGCAAGCGGTCAGCTGCCCCCGGAGGCGCCAGCAAGCGGTCAGCTGCCCCCGGAGGCGCCAGCAAGATGTCAGCTACCCCCGGAGGCGCCAGCAAGCGGTCAGCTGCCCCCGGAGGCGCCAGCAAGCGATCAGCTGCCCCCGGAGGCGCCAGCAAGCGGTCAGCTGCCCCCGGAGGCGCCAGCAAGCGGTCAGCTGCCCCCGGAGGCGCCAGCAAGCGGTCAGCTGCCCCCGGAGGCGCCAGCAAGCGGTCAGCTGCCCCCGGAGGCGCCAGCAAGCGGTCAGCTGCCCCCGGAGGCGCCAGCAAGCGGTCAGCTGCCCCCGGAGGCGCCAGCAAGCGGTCAGCAACCCCCGGAGGCGCCAGCAAGCGGTCAGCTACCCCCGGCGGCGCCAGCAAGCGGTCAGCTACCCCCCAGAGGCGCCAGCAAGCGGTCAGCTACCCCCCAGAGGCGCCAGCAAGCGGTCAGCTACCCCCCAGAGGCGCCAGCAAGCGGTCAGCCGCCCCCGAAGGCTCCAGCAAAATGTCAGCTACCCCCGGAGGCGCCAGCAAGCGGTCAGCTACCCTCCGCGACGTCACTAAGCGCTCAGCTACCCCTGGTGATGTTATCAAGTGGTTATTTACGTCTGGTCATGAGTGAACAGTCATATACACCTGGTGAGCGGCCATATTCACCCAGACACGTCAGTAAATAGTTAAATACAAGCAGTGACGTCAGTGAATGGTTGTATATGTCCCTGTGACGTCAGTCTCTGTATACTGTCCCCCCCGGTACCTGGATCGCTCTCCAGCTCTAACCAGCCTTTATTCATGTTGTCTCCTCCATGCCTCCCAGGCTCTGACGTCATACAGCGCGCCGGAAGTGTAGTAAACAAACGCATGAAAGTGACGTCAgggctcctcctccttcagactctgGAGCTGCCGCGGAGTCTGGTCCTTCCTGGCCGCCATCTTTGTGTCGTCATTTATATGAGTTTCGGATCAGTAACAGCTtcaacaaaatggccgccgggtGATTGTTCTGCAGACACCTCAAACGTGCTCTAGCGGCCGCTCTGTACGTCACGTGATAACAGGGGGGGAGCTGCGGCCATTTTTATAAAGGGCACTTTAACCCTACGTCTGCTGGATCCTGCTATAGCTTTGTGTGTTTGTTGTTGATGTGTCACAGAGGAGAAGGGTCAGAGCTGAGCCACAAATCTGTGGAGAGGCCCCGACTACAATGTCAGAAATGGCTGCTTATTTAGCGCAGAAtccgcctgctgggagttgttgtTTTATTCCGCAGCATCCACGCGTTTCCAGCACACTGAACTTACAGCAATGGCCTAAGTGTGGCGAGGAATCCGCAATACAGACGCGTCAACCTGAGAAACAATCGCCAGGTTATCGTCTTCACAAACCTGTAACCCAGCTTTCTTAGTGACCTGAATGGTGAAAAGCTCACAATAATCAATCTCCGCTGGATTAGCTGTTGGATGTGGCAAAAAGCCAATATGGCTGCCAAATGGGAGGAGTCAGTGTAATTATTATGTGAATAATCGGGTGTCTGAGGATCAGTATTAAATATTAACTGACAGCGGTTACAGAGAGACAAGAGAGTCAGCACAAAGATCTGCAACAGCGCCAACATGTCTACGATACACATTAACATCTAAGAAATCCTTCACAGACTCCTGAGGACACGTTACTAATCTCCAAGTAACCCAGCAAGGAGAACACAAGACCTGAAGTCACCCAAGACAAACATGGAGGTCCTTAATAGTCAAGAAAAAGAAAACGCCAGTAAAATACTGTAAGATACAAGAGACCGAATGTTTGAAGGAAATCTCTCATCATCatactcaagagctgcgctcactattctgctggtgcagtcactgtgtacatacattacattacttatcctgtattatactcaagagctgcgctcactattctgctggtgcagtcactgtgtacatacattacattacttatcctgtattataccgcagagctgcgctcactattctgctggtacagtcactgtgtacatacattacattacttatcctgtattataccccagagctgcgctcactattctgctggtgcagtcactgtgtacatacattacattacttatcctgtattataccccagagctgcgctcactattctgctggtgcagtcactgtgtacatacattacattacttatcctgtattataccccagagctgcgctcactattctgctggtgcagtcactgtgtacatacattacattacttatcctgtattattccccagagctgcgctcactattctgctggtgcagtcactgtgtacatacattacattacttatcctgtattatactccagagctgcgctcactattctgctggtgcagtcactgtgtacatacattacattacttatcctgtattatactccagagctgcgctcactattctgctggtgcagtcactgtgtacatacattacattacttatcctgtattatactccagagctgcgctcactattctgctggtgcagtcactgtgtacatacattacattacttatcctgtattatactccagagctgcgctcactattctgctggtgcagtcactgtgtacatacattacattacttatcctgtattatactccagagctgcgctcactattctgctggtgcagccactgtgtacatacattacttatcctgtattatactccagagctgcgctcactattctgctggtgcagtcactgtgtacatacattacattacttatcctgtattataccccagagctgcgctcactattctgctggtgcagtcactgtgtacatacattacattacttatcctgtattatactccagagctgcgctcactattctgctggtgcagtcactgtgtacatacattacattacttatcctgtattatactccagagctgcgctcactattctgctggtgcagtcactgtgtacatacattacattacttatcctgtattataccccagagctgcgctcactattctgctggtgcagtcactgtgtacatacattacattacttatcctgtattatactccagagctgcgctcactattctgctggtacagtcactgtgtacatacattacattacttatcctgtattatactccagagctgcgctcactattctgctggtgcagtcactgtgtacatacattacattacttatcctgtattataccccagagctgcgctcactattctgctggtacagtcactgtgtacatacattacattacttatcctgtattatactccagagctgcgctcactattctgctggtgcaggcactgtgtacatacattacattacttat contains:
- the BAP1 gene encoding ubiquitin carboxyl-terminal hydrolase BAP1; translation: MTSEPGRHGGDNMNKGWLELESDPGLFTLLVEDFGVKGVQVEEIYDLQSKCPGPVYGFIFLFKWIEERRSRRKVSTLLDDTSVMEDEVVNNMFFAHQLIPNSCATHALLSVLLNCSGVHLGPTLSRIKDFTKGFSPESKGYAIGNAPELAKAHNSHARPEPRHLPEKQNGISAVRTMEAFHFVSYVPIKGRLFELDGLKVYPIDHGPWAEDEEWTDKARRVIMERIGLATAGEPYHDIRFNLMAVVPDRRLKYESRLNILKMNRQTVLEALQQLIRVTQPELIQAQKPSEGQNNEESKAKSAASQEGTNAANTSNNPTDVSGDAAGSAQRTAATTPYNKHNAGPHNGGSATSQAPRLPAFLDNHNYAKSPMQEEEDLAAGVGRSRGIPPPSPDSDEEEDEETETSTRPPPLSGFKRRSSESLPPPPGPELPANVLAEKLKETQKELSSPLSIKTVAPAAPHSQPSPTPSNESTDTASEIGSAFNSPLRSPLRSANPTRPSSPVTSHLSKVLFGEEEPLLRLDSVRYNRAVRELGPLVGTGILHLSRDGHLCTLSRMDSGKVSPKIIKLEEGRENSEADGSRCKAPDAPGPVGDRFSPKELLALLKCVEAEIATSEACLREELEKRKKFKIDDQRRTHNYDEFICAFISMLAQEGMLASLVEQNISVRRRQGVSIGRLHKQRKPDRRKRSRPYKAKRQ